In the Stakelama saccharophila genome, ATCAGCCCATGGGCACGCAGCGCCGAGAGGATGGCGCCGATCGCCGCGCGGGCCTGGACGTCGACCGTGGCGCCGTCCGCCGGCGCGGCGATCGCCGGCTGGCGCGGGCCCAGCACCTGTTCGCCCGCGAACACGATCGCCTCGGGCCGTATCGGATCGGCGATCCAGCCCCCGTCACCGAAGCGGTACGCGGTCCGGTCCGCGGCCGACCACATGCGCCAACCGATGCGCGGACCGGCGAAGCGCCAGCCCGCCGCCGTCCACCCGGCGATTGCACCCGGCATGCCGGCCCAGGCGCCGCCGGGCGCATCGCCCAGGATCCAGCATTGTCCCGCTTGCGGCGCGGCCGGCGGGTCGTCCGCCGACACCGACTCGACCACGCCTTGCACCAGCATGTCGAGCAGCGTCAGCGCCTCGTTGTGAAACATTTCCTTTTGCGCCTGGCCCGGCTGCAACAGCGGCAGCGCCAGGCGGTCGGTCTGTTCCTGGGTCATCGTCCCCCTCATGCGATTGTCGTGGAAGCCGGAAGCGACCGGCCGTGCGCGCCGATCTG is a window encoding:
- a CDS encoding DUF2793 domain-containing protein, yielding MTQEQTDRLALPLLQPGQAQKEMFHNEALTLLDMLVQGVVESVSADDPPAAPQAGQCWILGDAPGGAWAGMPGAIAGWTAAGWRFAGPRIGWRMWSAADRTAYRFGDGGWIADPIRPEAIVFAGEQVLGPRQPAIAAPADGATVDVQARAAIGAILSALRAHGLIGPE